In Cheilinus undulatus linkage group 16, ASM1832078v1, whole genome shotgun sequence, one DNA window encodes the following:
- the tmem200b gene encoding transmembrane protein 200A translates to MKTQKSRGVTSSPSSKRKRRFTLRGRKKKDRVIRGKLRIRSMPGAFLVLGVIVVVVGTALAVAGYWPYRLSRSSFLGSADGDSFSESQSTRWSMGAKGLLSTASLIHSERMKLLGPVIMGVGLFILICANTVLYENRDRETQMLLAQMRSVICSVSAAVPSADLTEIAAVNSMTKHYQWVSSLPAAHLNILCLQQMTSSEPLLQTRMPETEDGVEGIYQQAVLHHQESDAPPSLHSSHSDSCNSSQTDLNTRGGPKQNDSTSFHPLLSAFVKVNNHLLSASSMSTLGTEDVDIPAAHPRRCHSMSYRTKPYIHRSSVRPMGGRQTPQGEEVDEVCGATRRDTGSEVCVNIPPQVIDATEEQTHRSWPRLDLGGGRRYLKLENKEDSVDKLLDQLEQQSSQWDKSFGSGPFQ, encoded by the coding sequence ATGAAGACCCAGAAGTCCCGGGGTGTGACATCTTCACCATCCTCCAAACGGAAACGTCGCTTCACGCTACGAGGCAGGAAGAAGAAGGACCGTGTGATCCGGGGAAAGCTCCGTATCCGCTCCATGCCCGGGGCCTTCCTGGTGCTGGGGGTCATCGTGGTGGTGGTGGGGACCGCTCTAGCAGTGGCGGGCTACTGGCCGTACCGCCTGTCCAGGTCGTCCTTCTTGGGTTCTGCAGATGGGGACAGTTTCTCTGAGTCGCAGAGTACGCGTTGGAGCATGGGAGCCAAGGGTCTCCTCTCTACGGCAAGCCTGATCCACAGCGAGAGGATGAAGCTGCTGGGCCCTGTCATAATGGGGGTGGGgctcttcatcctcatctgtgCTAACACTGTGCTGTATGAGAACCGTGACAGAGAGACTCAGATGTTGCTCGCTCAGATGCGGAGCGTGATCTGCTCAGTTTCAGCGGCGGTGCCATCAGCTGACCTGACAGAGATCGCAGCGGTGAATTCGATGACCAAACATTACCAGTGGGTGAGCAGCTTACCTGCCGCTCACCTCAACATCCTATGTCTGCAGCAGATGACCAGCTCAGAGCCGCTCCTGCAGACGCGGATGCCGGAGACAGAGGACGGCGTGGAGGGCATCTACCAGCAGGCTGTCCTCCACCACCAGGAATCTGATGCCCCGCCGTCGCTCCACTCTTCCCACTCTGACTCCTGTAACTCCAGTCAGACAGATTTAAACACGCGGGGAGGACCCAAGCAGAATGACAGTACCAGCTTCCACCCACTGCTGTCCGCCTTTGTCAAGGTCAACAACCACCTCCTGTCGGCGAGTTCCATGTCCACACTGGGGACGGAGGATGTTGACATTCCAGCTGCCCACCCGCGGCGCTGTCACAGCATGAGCTACAGGACTAAACCGTACATCCACCGCAGTAGTGTGCGTCCAATGGGAGGACGCCAAACACCACAGGGAGAGGAGGTGGACGAGGTATGTGGAGCAACAAGGCGAGACACGGGGTCAGAGGTGTGCGTAAACATCCCACCGCAGGTCATAGACGCCACAGAGGAGCAGACGCACCGGAGCTGGCCTCGGTTAGACCTAGGTGGCGGTAGGCGGTACCTGAAACTGGAGAACAAGGAGGACTCGGTGGACAAACTGCTGGACCAGTTAGAGCAGCAGAGCTCGCAGTGGGATAAAAGCTTTGGGTCGGGCCCATTCCAATGA